The genomic DNA ATGATTAGCGTCTAAGGTTTTCGTTAGGGAAGGTGCGAATAAGCGGGGAAATTCTTCTCGGCTGACTCAGCCATTTCATTTCTTCATGTTTGAGCCGATTTTTTCTCCCGTAAATGCCTTGAATCAGCCTATTTAGACCGTTTCTTCGCCATTTAAGGCGTTATTCCCAGTTTTTAGTGAGATCTCTCCCACTGACGTATCATTTGGTCCGCCCGAAACAGGTTGGCCAGCGTGAATAACATCGCCAGTTGGTTATCGTTTTTCAGCAACCCCTTGTATCTGGCTTTCACGAAGCCGAACTGTCGCTTGATGATGCGAAATGGGTGCTCCACCTTGGCCCGGATGCTGGCTTTCATGTATTCGATGTTGATGGCCGTTTTGTTCTTGCGTGGATGCTGTTTCAAGGTTCTTACCTTGCCGGGGCGCTCGGCGATCAGCCAGTCCACATCCACCTCGGCCAGCTCCTCGCGCTGTGGCGCCCCTTGGTAGCCGGCATCGGCTGAGACAAATTGCTCCTCTCCATGAAGCAGATTACCCAGCTGATTGAGGTCATGCTCGTTGGCCGCGGTGGTGACCAGGCTGTGGGTCAGGCCACTCTTGGCATCGACACCAATGTGGGCCTTCATGCCAAAGTGCCACTGATTGCCTTTCTTGGTCTGATGCATCTCCGGATCGCGTTGCTGCTCTTTGTTCTTGGTCGAGCTGGGTGCCTCAATGATGGTGGCATCGACCAAGGTGCCTTGAGTCATCATGACGCCTGCTTCGGCCAGCCAGCGATTGATGGTCTTGAACAATTGGCGGGCCAGTTGATGCTGCTCCAGCAGGTGGCGGAAATTCATGATGGTGGTGCGGTCAGGCAAGGCGCTATCCAGGGATAACCGGGCAAACAGACGCATGGAGGCGATTTCGTACAGAGCATCTTCCATCGCGCCATCGCTCAGGTT from Klebsiella sp. WP3-W18-ESBL-02 includes the following:
- a CDS encoding IS5-like element IS5 family transposase — translated: MSHQLTFADSEFSSKRRQTRKEIFLSRMEQILPWQNMVEVIEPFYPKAGNGRRPYPLETMLRIHCMQHWYNLSDGAMEDALYEIASMRLFARLSLDSALPDRTTIMNFRHLLEQHQLARQLFKTINRWLAEAGVMMTQGTLVDATIIEAPSSTKNKEQQRDPEMHQTKKGNQWHFGMKAHIGVDAKSGLTHSLVTTAANEHDLNQLGNLLHGEEQFVSADAGYQGAPQREELAEVDVDWLIAERPGKVRTLKQHPRKNKTAINIEYMKASIRAKVEHPFRIIKRQFGFVKARYKGLLKNDNQLAMLFTLANLFRADQMIRQWERSH